The sequence AATCTACATGAGCAACGGTCGGGGGTGAAGCGGAGCCGCGTGCGCCGGGTCGGGCTCGCCGTCGGCGTCGCCCGCCAGGAACCGCAGCGTTCAGGCCGCCTTGACGTCGCGCCACCACGCGATGCGTTCGTCGCGGCTGGCGTTGGCGAGGCGCATCAGGAGATCGCCGTGGCAGGGTAGCGGCGCGCACCAGCACACGAGATCGCACCCGCGCAGCTCGTCGAGCGCCCGCAGCAGATGATGCTGGTCAGCCAGCCAACGCTCGTACCTCGCGATCACCGTCGCGCGGTCGCCGTCGCGGCCGATCACGAACGGATTCCCCCACTTCGATCCTCGGCCGATGGAGATGGCCCGGGCCGGCAGGCCGGTGTGGCGTTTGTTCAGAACTCGACACATCGTCCCGGTCCCCGCTCGCTGGAGCGGACGGGCGACCGCGAACGAGCGGCCGGGGTCACGCGAGCCCCCGGGCGACGCGGAAACGGCTTGCCCGTTGACCCCGGCCGCGGCGCGGCCATGCGGGAGGGCGGAAGCGAACGGGGCCGGACGGGTGCGGGCCGAGACGCGCACCCATCCGAGCCCGACACTCACTCGGCCGCGATGCGGAAGGCTTCCGCCTCATCGCCGCGATCCGCTTCCCCGGTCTCGCCCGACAGGAAGGCCGGCAGCGCCTCGGCCTCCTCCGGACCTGCGGCCTGCTCCGGCGCCTCCACCGCAGCGTCGAGGTCCGCGGCGGGGCGCAGCGGCTCGGGCAGCCAGCCGGTCTCGGCGAGCAGGCGCTCGGCCTCCCGGGCCATCTCGCCCTTCCTGAGGTGGTCGACGAGCTGCGCCTTGTCCGCGCCTGCGCCCTCGCGCACCGCCTCCAGGATGCGCGCCTTGGTCACCCGGCCGAGATAGTTGCCCACCGTTGGCCGCCAGCCCGCCGCCACCATGTCGAGGCCGGTCGCCCGTGCCAGCCGGTCGGCCTGGGCGAGCCGCATCCGCAGCCCGTGCTCGGTCACGCCCATGCCGCCGTAGGGGTTCGGCTTCTCGTGCAGCGCGTTCACGCCGAAGCTGACGCAGTGCGCCAGCAGCGCCATGCGGCTGGCCTCGTCGAGCGCCGCGAGCCAGTCCCAGACCGCATTGTCGTCCTCGGGCAGCTCTTCCTTCCAGGCGGCGTGCCGCTCGGCGACCGCGCGGGCGCAGGCGCTGTCCTTCAGGTCGTCGGCCTGCATGGCGAGGTGGACTTCCCGGACTCTGGCCTCAAGGCAGCCCTGTCCGGTGCGGAAGTGGAAGGTGTCG comes from Methylobacterium sp. FF17 and encodes:
- a CDS encoding DUF4326 domain-containing protein is translated as MCRVLNKRHTGLPARAISIGRGSKWGNPFVIGRDGDRATVIARYERWLADQHHLLRALDELRGCDLVCWCAPLPCHGDLLMRLANASRDERIAWWRDVKAA